In a single window of the Paenibacillus sp. MMS20-IR301 genome:
- a CDS encoding TetR family transcriptional regulator, producing MANKVMNVRVTQTKQSLVNAFLGLVPVKDFAKITIADITDKAKVNRATFYAHFNDKYELLDYMMGDSASAAIGQRIAEIEQLDCTAIRQLVLAVCDYYSQPEVQCRSSYIALVVPQLKVKMLAELKNYLLECLGRPGPGSKEEEELKLQVAFAAHAIHEGAVQWVSGELQMDKEQAADKVALLVAGGLRAAGREI from the coding sequence ATGGCGAATAAAGTGATGAATGTACGGGTCACCCAGACGAAGCAGTCGCTGGTGAATGCGTTTCTCGGACTGGTGCCGGTGAAGGATTTTGCCAAAATAACCATCGCAGACATTACGGACAAGGCGAAAGTGAACCGGGCCACCTTCTACGCCCACTTCAATGACAAATATGAATTGCTCGACTACATGATGGGTGATTCTGCTTCGGCGGCCATCGGCCAGCGTATAGCGGAGATTGAGCAGCTTGACTGTACCGCTATCAGGCAGCTTGTGCTGGCCGTGTGCGATTATTACTCCCAGCCGGAGGTACAGTGCCGCAGCAGCTATATCGCCCTGGTTGTCCCGCAGCTGAAGGTGAAGATGCTGGCAGAGCTGAAGAACTATCTGCTGGAATGTCTGGGCCGCCCCGGGCCCGGTTCCAAGGAGGAAGAGGAGTTGAAGCTCCAGGTAGCTTTTGCTGCCCACGCGATTCATGAAGGAGCAGTTCAATGGGTCAGCGGTGAGCTGCAGATGGATAAAGAGCAGGCTGCGGACAAGGTGGCCTTACTCGTTGCAGGCGGACTCCGGGCTGCCGGAAGGGAGATTTGA
- the cls gene encoding cardiolipin synthase, whose product MEVASLTTLIISLITFINILLALGFLFIERREAGYTWAWLMVLFFIPILGFILYIFFGRNLKKKNFYKLFVEEQEYVQAETDRQLASLTEEAANLPSWMQKYTELIAMNIRSSHGLLSSDNELQIFSDGHDKFAALFADIRAARTEINIQYYIIQRDQLGRRLRDELTAKAREGVKVRLLYDEVGSKRISPAFFRELRQAGGEVEVFFPSLLRPLNFRINNRNHRKLCIIDGRIAYIGGFNVGDEYLGLNAKFGYWRDTHLRISGNAVNQIQGRFILDWHQAGKHERGDYGEFSFYTEQHTGTSPVQIITSGPNSATEHLKNMYIKLILSAKERVYIQTPYFIPDTSFMDACKIALLSGVDLRIMIPDKPDHPFVYWATWAYAGDLLDYGAKILLYENGFLHAKTIVVDGEAASVGTMNIDSRSFRLNFEVNAIVYDLKITAQLEDLFLKDSLLSSELTLERYRERSLLIKLKEGISRLLSPIL is encoded by the coding sequence ATGGAAGTTGCAAGTCTGACCACCCTGATTATCTCACTCATTACCTTCATCAACATCCTGCTGGCTCTCGGGTTTCTGTTTATTGAGCGGCGGGAGGCGGGGTATACATGGGCTTGGCTGATGGTTTTATTTTTCATTCCCATTCTGGGGTTTATCCTGTATATCTTCTTCGGGCGCAATCTGAAAAAGAAAAATTTCTACAAGCTGTTCGTCGAGGAACAGGAATACGTCCAGGCTGAAACCGACCGGCAGCTGGCATCGCTAACAGAGGAGGCAGCGAACCTGCCTTCCTGGATGCAGAAATATACGGAGCTGATCGCCATGAATATCAGATCGTCGCATGGCCTGCTGTCCAGCGATAATGAGCTGCAGATTTTCAGTGACGGCCATGATAAATTCGCCGCCCTGTTTGCGGACATCCGCGCTGCCCGGACAGAGATCAATATCCAGTACTACATCATTCAGCGGGACCAGCTCGGCAGGAGGCTCAGGGACGAATTGACGGCCAAAGCGCGCGAAGGCGTAAAGGTCAGGCTGCTCTACGACGAGGTCGGCTCCAAACGGATTTCACCCGCGTTCTTCAGGGAGCTGCGCCAGGCCGGGGGCGAGGTGGAGGTGTTCTTCCCGTCGCTGCTCCGGCCGCTGAATTTCCGTATCAACAACAGGAATCACCGCAAGCTCTGTATTATTGACGGGAGAATTGCCTATATCGGCGGCTTCAATGTAGGGGATGAGTACCTGGGGCTGAACGCGAAATTCGGCTATTGGCGGGACACCCACCTTAGAATCAGCGGCAATGCGGTCAATCAGATTCAAGGACGGTTCATTCTGGACTGGCATCAGGCCGGGAAGCATGAGCGCGGGGATTACGGGGAGTTTTCCTTTTACACAGAGCAGCATACGGGGACCAGCCCGGTTCAGATTATTACCAGCGGTCCCAATTCTGCAACGGAGCATCTGAAGAATATGTATATCAAGCTCATACTGTCGGCCAAAGAGCGTGTGTACATCCAGACCCCATACTTCATTCCGGATACGAGCTTTATGGATGCCTGCAAAATCGCCCTGCTCTCCGGAGTGGATCTGCGGATCATGATCCCTGACAAGCCTGACCACCCGTTCGTGTACTGGGCCACCTGGGCTTATGCCGGAGATCTGCTCGATTACGGGGCGAAAATTCTGCTCTACGAAAACGGCTTCCTGCATGCCAAGACGATTGTTGTGGACGGTGAAGCAGCGTCTGTCGGGACGATGAATATCGATTCGCGGAGCTTCAGGCTGAACTTCGAGGTCAATGCAATTGTGTATGACCTGAAGATTACCGCGCAGCTGGAGGACTTGTTCCTGAAGGACAGCCTGCTCAGCTCGGAGCTGACCCTTGAGCGCTACAGGGAGCGTTCCCTGCTTATTAAGCTGAAGGAGGGGATATCCCGGCTTCTGTCGCCGATCCTGTAA
- a CDS encoding DUF1877 family protein, translating to MGMRGQYVMVNEDTLERMMEMDGAELLDTLERLVEGGNAYYDIDKIWDALHLALTGVSASEPVEGDPLSEAVVGVHVFEVEEDDGFFACTEHDELDGIIRAMKQLDFGRLEHRPETEELRLELKREFGSLLAFYEQALAAGQHVIFSVV from the coding sequence ATGGGGATGAGAGGTCAATATGTAATGGTAAATGAGGATACGCTGGAGCGGATGATGGAGATGGACGGGGCGGAGCTGCTGGATACGCTGGAGAGACTCGTTGAGGGCGGGAATGCATACTATGATATTGATAAAATATGGGATGCCCTCCATCTGGCGCTAACCGGAGTCTCAGCCAGTGAACCGGTTGAAGGGGACCCGCTAAGCGAAGCGGTTGTTGGGGTTCACGTGTTTGAGGTGGAGGAGGACGACGGATTTTTTGCCTGTACGGAGCATGATGAACTGGACGGGATTATCCGGGCGATGAAGCAGCTGGACTTCGGCAGGCTGGAGCACCGCCCTGAAACAGAAGAGCTCCGGCTTGAGCTGAAGCGTGAATTCGGCTCACTGCTGGCCTTTTACGAGCAAGCCTTAGCCGCCGGGCAGCATGTCATATTCAGTGTGGTTTGA
- a CDS encoding GNAT family N-acetyltransferase yields the protein MNIIELEHGQNAQQISRLLEEHSRRMDSSIPPYNREVISLAAYEEGTYIGGITGDMVWNILSVHLLAVDPAYRGGGLGRTLLAELEARARQHGCKVSELTTMSWQAPHFYQKLGYEIFGEIKDCPNEGQSKYYLQKSL from the coding sequence ATGAACATCATCGAGCTGGAGCATGGACAGAACGCGCAGCAGATCTCAAGATTACTGGAGGAACACAGCCGCCGCATGGACAGCAGCATTCCGCCTTATAACCGTGAAGTGATCTCGCTGGCAGCTTACGAGGAAGGTACCTACATCGGCGGCATTACCGGTGATATGGTCTGGAATATTCTGAGTGTTCATCTGCTCGCCGTTGATCCCGCGTACAGAGGCGGCGGACTGGGCCGGACCCTGCTTGCGGAGCTGGAAGCCAGAGCCCGGCAGCATGGCTGCAAGGTGAGCGAGTTGACCACGATGAGCTGGCAGGCTCCGCACTTTTATCAGAAGCTGGGCTACGAGATCTTTGGCGAGATTAAGGATTGTCCGAACGAAGGCCAGAGTAAATATTATTTGCAGAAAAGCCTCTAA
- a CDS encoding sigma-70 family RNA polymerase sigma factor — protein MNRIVSRGKLQESQRRDCQMNRVEESPDTLEELRSELTGYCYRMMGSIFEAEDAVQDTMIQAWQNRDRLRQQSARKAWVYRIATNICLDRLRSAKRRALPMDLSEPAAGITEPRDNLSRDSWIWPAPGYVDDPGNILIGRETLRLSFIALLQLLPPRQRAVLILQEVFRWSAGETANALEMSVAAVNSAMQRARATMARAQLRSGEMQPEDGEVDEQLIARYVEAFEQYDIAGLIALFQENGSLSMPPFTMWVQGGSALSEFYDITRSHCTGSRLLPVRANGNRTAFAQYVPAGEAGLLTPWAIHVLETGRGKIAHVHHFIDAELFIRFESPEYR, from the coding sequence GTGAACCGTATCGTAAGTAGGGGGAAGCTGCAAGAGTCACAAAGGAGAGATTGCCAAATGAACCGAGTAGAGGAGTCACCCGATACACTGGAGGAGCTTCGTTCTGAGCTTACGGGTTATTGTTACCGGATGATGGGGTCTATCTTCGAAGCGGAGGATGCGGTGCAGGATACCATGATTCAGGCCTGGCAGAACCGGGACCGGCTGAGGCAGCAGTCTGCCCGCAAAGCCTGGGTGTACCGGATTGCCACCAATATCTGTCTGGACCGGTTAAGGAGCGCCAAGCGCCGGGCACTGCCGATGGATCTCTCCGAACCAGCCGCTGGAATTACAGAGCCCAGGGACAACCTGTCCCGGGACTCCTGGATATGGCCGGCTCCTGGCTATGTGGACGACCCTGGCAACATCCTGATCGGCAGGGAGACGCTCCGGCTGTCCTTCATTGCGCTACTACAGCTGCTGCCGCCCCGGCAGCGTGCCGTACTGATTCTGCAGGAGGTCTTCCGGTGGTCGGCGGGTGAGACCGCGAATGCGCTGGAGATGAGCGTGGCGGCGGTCAACAGCGCAATGCAGCGGGCAAGGGCGACGATGGCAAGGGCACAGCTGCGGTCCGGGGAAATGCAGCCGGAGGATGGCGAGGTGGATGAGCAGCTGATTGCCCGGTACGTGGAGGCTTTTGAGCAATATGATATTGCCGGGCTGATAGCCCTGTTTCAGGAGAACGGCAGCCTGTCGATGCCGCCGTTTACGATGTGGGTTCAAGGCGGCTCAGCGCTCTCGGAATTCTACGATATCACACGCAGTCACTGCACGGGCTCCAGGCTGCTGCCGGTGCGGGCTAACGGGAACCGGACTGCTTTTGCCCAGTATGTCCCCGCCGGAGAAGCCGGCTTGCTTACCCCGTGGGCCATTCATGTGCTTGAGACGGGCCGGGGCAAAATCGCGCATGTTCATCATTTTATAGACGCTGAATTATTTATTCGCTTTGAATCGCCGGAATACCGATGA
- a CDS encoding VOC family protein: protein MTVKLTPYITLEGRTQEAIQFYAHIMGARVLSIITYGEMPGIPDTFPAEVKSLVAHAKVQVGGAELMFSDAPGSTPIENGKRVTICITTNSVEESRRIFEALQQDGQVNMPFKEEPFSPGFGDVTDKFGVGFQIYTELEN, encoded by the coding sequence ATGACAGTCAAACTTACCCCCTATATCACTTTGGAGGGGCGCACGCAGGAGGCTATTCAGTTCTATGCACACATTATGGGTGCTAGAGTCCTCTCGATCATTACGTATGGCGAAATGCCGGGGATCCCGGATACATTCCCTGCTGAGGTGAAAAGCCTTGTGGCCCATGCCAAGGTACAGGTAGGCGGAGCTGAGCTGATGTTCTCGGACGCTCCCGGCAGTACGCCGATTGAGAACGGTAAGCGGGTAACCATCTGTATCACTACGAACAGCGTGGAAGAGTCCAGAAGGATTTTTGAAGCCCTCCAGCAGGACGGTCAAGTCAATATGCCGTTTAAGGAGGAGCCGTTCAGTCCCGGGTTCGGCGATGTAACGGACAAGTTCGGCGTAGGCTTCCAAATTTATACGGAGCTTGAGAACTAA